A segment of the Panicum hallii strain FIL2 chromosome 1, PHallii_v3.1, whole genome shotgun sequence genome:
GCCATGGGTGGCCCATTGCCATCTGACAATGGATCAACGCGTGAATAAATCCAAATTTCATTCATGTTTATCTTCACAGGGGAAACCCAACATTTTTCTTGTTCTGGATTGACACGCTACTAATATATCCATCCACGATCCATGTCTCATTTCATTTGCTCTGATACTAATGCTAAAAGATTCTATGTTCGTTCTCTCGTGTGTTCAGGACGGATTCCTTTCGCGTTCCTTGCTGATATCCACGGACGATTTGTGAAGACGTATGGCCGTGCCGCTCTCACGGCGCTCGCTTATGCGATGAACGACGAGTTCTCGAGGGTTTTGAGCCAGCAGATGGACTACTATTCCAACGACCCCAACGCGGACAGCATAACTCGCATGAGAGGTGAAATCGATCAGGTATAGTACTTCAATTTCCTGGTTCGTCAGGTCAGGATCGTGGCCTTTTTGGCATGAGCTGCTGTGCGGCTTCAGTTAAAACACCACCAGAAAGAGGAAAAAACTCTGTATGAACTGTCTGGTATTCTCTTGCAGGTCCGGGGCATCATGCTCGACAACATCGACAAGGTACTCGAGCGAGGTGACCGTCTGGAACTGCTGGTGGACAAGACTGCAACTATGGAAGGAAACACGATGCGCTTTAAACGGCAAGCTCGCCGGTTCAGGAACACCATGTGGTGGAGAAATGTGAAGCTCACGTACGTACTGCTTCTTCTTGGCTTGCGCAGTTTCGTGTTTCTACCTTTTTGTTTGTATATACAGTAATCCATCATCTGACGTGGACGTCCAAATGATCTCTTTCTTACTTGCAGAGCTGCAGTAATATTCATCCTCACGGTGTTAGTGTACCTGGTGCTCGCCTACATGTGCCATGGCTTCACCCTACCGTCCTGCGTCCCGTAAACTTTGTGCAACCCTGCTGCCCTAGGCTGCTTGACGACATTAGTCCGCGCGCAAGGCTTTGTTCCGACCCTAAAAATTCTTTCAGATTCTGCAAGAGCAGCTTCATTGCTGCGATTTTTTTTCCTCGTGCAAAGGGAAGAAACTGTTGCATCGATCGATTCTGAAATTATGTGCTTCTTCTTTCAAAAGTCCCATGGATAGTTCGCAGCCTGTAATCCCGCCTGGCAATTGATATAACACTGCAAAAAATGCAACATAGGACGGCAATAACACAATCTAAATCTAAATATCTAATGATCAAGGAACAAATACGTTGGTGACTGAGCGATACTGGGGGGTGCATAGAGCGAGATCGGCATCAGAATAAGGGGATACAACATTGTGCTAAGATGCCAATCCGGAATTGTTACGAGAATTCTGAGAAGAAGAAAAAAGTTAAGGTACAAACAGGCAAAGCCGCAAGGGACAGTAGACGGGTCGAGACTGGTTGTTAGATCTGATAATATAAAGTAAAACAACACGTGCTTGCTTAATACAATCATAAGTTATACTACCCAACAACGGAGGTGCCGCAAACAAGTGAACGATCACAAAGAACGTGTTTCCTTATGCGTAGTAGTTCAAGCTGGACTTCTTCTTTGCCTGCACTTGGATGATTCCCTCGTTGAAATCCTCGTGGGTAACCTCTGTTGCGTCTCGGCGTAGAGCAAGCATGCCAGCCTCCACGCAAACAGCCTTTAACTGAGCACCGTTGAAATCATCAGTTGAACGCGCCAACTCTTCGAAGTTAACATCCGGATTTACATTCATCTTCCTCGAGTGAATCTACAAAACATAAAACAGAACAAAGTTATTTTGGTATTGGCAAAACATATGGACCCTTTAGAATCAGAAACAGAGACACAGTTTTGCTACAAGTAGATACAACTTCAGTGGCCAGCTAGCCATACCTGCAAGATTCTAGCTCGTGCTTCTTCTGATGGATGAGGGAACTCAATCTTCCGGTCCAGACGGCCAGATCGCATGAGAGCAGGGTCAAGAATATCAGCGCGATTTGTCGCAGCTATCACCTGCAAGTTACACAACCCAGTTTAGGTAAGATGTTGCAGAAGACATTTTTAGTACTATTCAAGATTAAGTTGAAGGTTGAATGCTTGACCTTTATCCTCTCATCGCTGCTAAATCCATCAAGCTGATTCAGCAATTCCAACATGGTCCTTTGCACTTCTCTATCACCGCTCACTTCACTGTAGTAGAATAAAACAACAAATTAAATTATCATACCGCAACAACAAAAAAAAGTACATCTAGTTGCATGAGCTTCCAAAAGCATAGTGCATTTATTAGTTACTACTGATGATTAAACAATGGCATGCATGGTATAAAAGTTAAGATGTACGAGTACTTATTAGTCAAGTGCAAAATGAATCAATTATTTTCCAGATCACATACATTACATAAaattccaaatattttattgcaAGGATAACACATACAAGTGGAAAATCCAAGGGGTGAAAAATAGCTGAAAGCAGCCCCCCATATCCCCAGTCGTATTTGTTTAGTGTACAGGAAAATTAGACTACACATGAGATAAAAATCACTTACTCCTATCTAATTGTAGTCCTTTTAACAAACAAACATTCTGCACAACACTTACTAAATATCTTAGATATTAAAGTGTGGTGTTCATGTGTAAATCTAAGTCACCAATGGAATCGACTAAAAAATTATTAAGAATGTCAGAATGATGAGACTTGGTCTATGTAATTCAAACAGAATATGCAAATAAACACTGTTCTGGTTGAAAATTAATGTTGATCTAGGTGCAAAGCTGTGACAAAAGACATCAGACTGCACCATAAGAATGCTACATCATGTACCTGTCAAAACGCTTTGTTCCAATGGCATCAATTTCATCAATAAAGATGATACAGGGGGCTTTCTCCTTTgccagctgaaaagcatctctAACGAGCTTAGCTCCATCACCAATGAACATCTGGAACAgttcacaaaaaaaaaatcaactaTACAGAAAACAATCCACCGCAGCATTGAGTAAAATTGTTTATCACTTTATCAGGACCAACTGTAATCCTTGCATCATGTAAAAAAAATGATGATTAAAATGATTTGAGTGGAGAATCCATATGAAGTATCAAAATAATTTGAGTGGAGAATCCATGAATGCAAGGAGAGTCCTGGTGTTGATTTCAACATCTTTTACGCCAAAGGTTTTAAGTTACCTGGACAAGTTGTGGACCAGCCAATTTCAGAAATGTCGCATTAGTCTGTGCAGCGCATGCACGAGCCATGAGCGTCTTCCCAGTCCCAGGTGGTCCGTACAAAAGAACCCCTTTAGGGGGACGAATACCCAACTTCTGGAAGCGATCCTTGTGTGTCATCGGCAACACTATAGCTTCCACAAGCTCTTGAATCTGCATTAGACCAGAACATTGTATCATTATTGCAGTGCTTGCAGAGAAACAAATTCACAACCATTCTGTTGCCCTAACCATCAGTTGTGCAGAGTAAATACCTGTTTCTCGAGTCCTCCAATGTCATTATAATCTTCAGTAGGCTTTTCATCTACTTCCATAGCCTTCACCCGTGAGTCGTACTCAGAAGGCAATGTATCTAGTATCAAGTAGCTGTCTTTGTTAACTCCTACTAAATCACCAGGCTTCAGCTTATCAGGGTCAACTAACCCAATCACAGGAAGGAATATAGTCTGGAAATAaccaaaaaaaaatgaaaagtgAGTTTGAATTCTTCACAGTACAAAAGATCACCCAACTACAAATATGTAAATAGCATGTTGAAATAAACAAGATGAGGTTTAATTAAAATAGGCTGTACAGAACTAAAATGTAATTGAAGTCTAAAAATGCTTCTAAGCTAGTAATGCCTACACCAATCTGATTGGGATTTGGCCTTGCTACTGCATGTTGAAATAAACAAGCTGAGGTTAAATTAAAATAGGTTGTACATAACTAAAATGTAATTGAAGTCTAAAAATGCTTCTCAGCTAGTAATGCCTACACCAATCTGATTGGGATTTGGCCTTGCTATTGTTGTTTATCGACGGACAAAGAGATCACAGGATCCAAACTAACTCAAAATTCCAGAGCACGATGCCATTGATGGGAAATTTGATGCATATGATAAAAAGGCAAGATGCTTCAGAAAGGTCAGGCAAGTTTATTTACTTGTCTTGTGGATGTCTTAAGAACAACACATTTCCCTTTCCTTTGCGAGTCCAGGTCAATATTAGCACCatcctcttcagcttcatccTCAGGGTTCATTTCCAAAATCTGAAACAGTTAAGAAAATGTATAAGAAGAATTCTAAGCATTAATCCAACTTGTAcatttggcttgaaaccttacaAAATAACAAATTCGAAAGCCTCAGTAGTATCATTGTTAAGGACTCAAAAGCCACAATCTACAAGAGTTCATTTTATTTTCGACCAGGAGTCACTGAATATTTTGTAGACCATCAAGATAAACCAACTCATGATGTACAACATCAAAATAAACCAACTCAAATAGCCATAGGATGTTAACATTTCAAGTCTGTTACCAGTTACAACATAGCAAACAGCACTGCTGTAAGGATGAACTTATTCTAGGTAATTGCAAGGATTGCTCACACAAATAAACAAAGGAACATTAATGTATCTAGTGGCAGAGGGGCTAGGAAGCAGTCCTAACAGGCCAATACATCCTCCAACTAACCTAGGGCGTCTAACTAGTGTGTACAAACTGACGCCAAGTCATGAAAATCCGACCAATAGAGTTTAACAGACAACAATTTTCTCATATACTTTGCAGATCGATATCGAAAACATGCCTCCAACAATGAACTAATAATTCCTACGGGTGACTAATTCAGGTGATAAACGAACCTCGACTATGTTGCCGACGAGGTAGGGCAGCTGCTTGTTAAGCTTGATTTTCTCCTGgttctccttgatcttctccTTGACGGACTCGAGCTCCAGGTTCGTGCGCTGCAGCTCGTCCTACGGACACCCCAAGTCAGAACAGTCGTAAACTCCCCAGGAGGGGGCGATGCGAAGTGGGCTAGGGTTTCCTCACCTTGTGGACGCGGATCTCGTTGTCGAGGAGGCGGGAGGCCCTGATGATGTCCTCCGTGGACATGGAGGCGAGCTGGTCGTCCTCCGCGTCGTCGACGGTCAtggcggccggcgcgggcgccgaCGACGACATCGCTCGGCTGATCGCGTCGggctagccgccgccgccctcgacTTCTGCTGGAAGAAGATCCGATGAGACGGCCTGCCCTCAACTTgtgcaagaagaagaagatgcgGTGGGCAAAGCAGACGGGTGCGCTGTGTATATACGGCCGGGCCGGGCGAAATGCGTATCGGATTGGGGGACCGTCCAGCGTTTGAGTTGGAGCCCAAGATTGGTACAAAAGCGCTTAGCGATGGGAAAATGGCCCAGATGCAGCCCACCTTCTATGAAGTTTATGCAATTCGGATGGTTCGTGTTCCAAACTGACCGATTTTTTTCCCAAAAAGATTGACCAAATTAATGCACAGTGCAATCATGAGTTCATTGAATAGTGCTGGTATCTCGCACACAGGCGTGTACTGCCATTGTTACTGACAGGTTGGCCATGGCCTCAACCAAGTACTTCGACTCAAAGCTAGGTAAAAAGGCAAAAACAAAAGGAACTCGAACAATCACTTTTTCAACTTCAAATCAGtgctatattttttaaaaaaatatattgaAAATCAAAAGCCTTGATTTTTCACCTCCAAAGTTTGCTTTCAACTCCGCGATTCTGAAGCTTCCACCCAAGGCCAAGggcttcctctctctctctctctctactaCTGCACACTTTTCGCGAAATAATTCAGCGACACATGCATCTCTGCAAACTGCGATGGATCTAATCTACCAGGCAGCATAACCTGCGGATGATTAGCGCCGATAGAAACCTTTTTTGACAGCCGCCTGGCACGGGAAGGGTCCAGATCTGGAGCGAGCTAATGGGGAGCATACGCGTACGTGGTGGTACGCGCCTGCAGCCCCTGCCGCGGTACTACAAGTTGTTGGTTGGTTTGGATCGTAGTAGCTGGCTTGATGGCTTATTGCCTGGATGCACGGGCCAGTAGGCCATGGGCATGCAGGCCACTGAAAATCATTGGATCATTCTCGGATGGTGTGTATGCTGATCGATCGATGTCATGCATGGGAGGGTCGTCTCGACCAATGGCAATGGGCATTCAGCATTCAGCTGGCCGGCCTGGCCTAGTTACCAAAACGCTGGCACGCATGCATAAAGCAGCTGCTGCCAGGGTTACGTGCACATGTGCATTGCATGCATGATTAGCCGCCCGATCTGTTAGATCATACCGGTGTTTTTGATAAAAAAAACGTGCGCATTTATTTCGTCATCGTCGGTTGCATAATCTTTCCATCGATTATTAACCGTGTCGGTACGATACGTACACGCACTGCCCGGGCGCCGTTCGTCCGGCGTCGACCCGTGCAACCCGCGGCACATGCATTGCGTGTACGCGCGGGGCGGGCTCACCTGACCTCACGCATGCCTAGCTAGCATGGGCACGGCGTCCTGTGCTCGATCTCCCTTGCAGCGGGCGACTGTTCCGCAGGCCTATTAATCGCCCATGCCAATCGATGGGCATGCAGCAAGTCCAGCACACGCCCTGCCCTGCAATCCTGCACGCGCGAGCACGACGCGTCGCCGTCGCCCACCACGGCCGGGAAAAAGGGGCCTCCGCTCCGACCCGTCCGCTCCACCGGTCAGTCAGGTCCGGGTCCGGCCGGGGAACGCGACGAGCGAAACACGGCTTTTCTCCGTCTGACGACGGACGGCCGGCCTCGGTCTCGAACGAACACGGGCGACCATCGCGCAGTGCACGCGTACACATCGGGTGATGGATCGCCCACAGCTAGCTGCTGCGCGTCCGAGGTCAAAGCTTGGCGGCGACATGGGTAGTGTTCACGCGCCTAACACCTGCCGGCCGTGTCTAGGCTCGCTAGCTAGCAATAAGGTCGCCAGCATGCATGCCTCCTATACCCGTAGGGGGTTTATTTGCAACATACTGCTACTGCCACGCAGCACATTCTTGATGCCGCTCCATCATCGTCTCATGCATCATCTTTGGCGTGGATCGCCGCATTTGATTCCCACTGTGCCCACGCCCGCCCGGTACACTACTCTTGGTGGCGCCGTGTCGGGATAGATGATCTGAATTGAAACGCAGGCCGGCACTTGCCTGCCTTCAATAC
Coding sequences within it:
- the LOC112901630 gene encoding 26S proteasome regulatory subunit 6A homolog, which gives rise to MSSSAPAPAAMTVDDAEDDQLASMSTEDIIRASRLLDNEIRVHKDELQRTNLELESVKEKIKENQEKIKLNKQLPYLVGNIVEILEMNPEDEAEEDGANIDLDSQRKGKCVVLKTSTRQTIFLPVIGLVDPDKLKPGDLVGVNKDSYLILDTLPSEYDSRVKAMEVDEKPTEDYNDIGGLEKQIQELVEAIVLPMTHKDRFQKLGIRPPKGVLLYGPPGTGKTLMARACAAQTNATFLKLAGPQLVQMFIGDGAKLVRDAFQLAKEKAPCIIFIDEIDAIGTKRFDSEVSGDREVQRTMLELLNQLDGFSSDERIKVIAATNRADILDPALMRSGRLDRKIEFPHPSEEARARILQIHSRKMNVNPDVNFEELARSTDDFNGAQLKAVCVEAGMLALRRDATEVTHEDFNEGIIQVQAKKKSSLNYYA
- the LOC112901619 gene encoding vesicle-associated membrane protein 711-like; the protein is MGKIEYAVVARGAVVLAEHGAAGSNAGAVARQVLERLPDGGNDCNVSYTQDLHVFHVKRTDGITALCMADDAAGRRIPFAFLADIHGRFVKTYGRAALTALAYAMNDEFSRVLSQQMDYYSNDPNADSITRMRGEIDQVRGIMLDNIDKVLERGDRLELLVDKTATMEGNTMRFKRQARRFRNTMWWRNVKLTAAVIFILTVLVYLVLAYMCHGFTLPSCVP